One Gemmatimonadaceae bacterium DNA window includes the following coding sequences:
- the glmM gene encoding phosphoglucosamine mutase, with protein sequence MRFEGLMVSVSGVRGRVGEALTPEIACQFAAAFGAFSIARSTSRVIVVGRDSRVSGPMFHRAVVSALQSVGADVLDIGMAPTPTVQMAVEHHHAAGGLAITASHNPVEWNALKFIGPAGLFLDAAEGAAMRAFLESRIPRATWDKLGAVSADDAAIDRHIDQILALPFLDVRGIRARGFHVALDACHGAGVTIFPKLLERLGCRVSAINLEPHGRFHRPPEPVAENLGELEALVKSSGAVVGFATDPDVDRLALVSDQGRAIGEDYTLALAARVILAKRRGPVVTNLSTSRIVADIAREAGCELVLAPVGEVNVAVKMRAVGAVVGGEGNGGVILPELHLGRDAPLAAALILQLLHEFDGTLSAVVSRYPQYRIVKDKLDRPNAPLDQVYRSLREAFADASVDTQDGLRLTWPDRWVHVRPSGTEPIVRVIAEAPTEEEARELVRRCRAPLDALAA encoded by the coding sequence ATGAGATTTGAAGGGCTGATGGTCAGCGTATCGGGGGTCCGCGGACGTGTGGGGGAGGCTCTCACACCCGAGATCGCCTGCCAGTTTGCCGCCGCCTTCGGCGCCTTCTCCATCGCGCGATCGACGTCCAGGGTCATCGTGGTCGGACGCGATTCCCGCGTTTCCGGTCCCATGTTCCACCGCGCCGTCGTCTCGGCGCTGCAGTCGGTCGGGGCCGACGTCCTCGACATCGGGATGGCTCCCACCCCCACCGTCCAGATGGCGGTCGAGCACCATCACGCAGCCGGGGGGCTGGCGATCACCGCGTCGCACAACCCGGTCGAGTGGAACGCCCTCAAGTTCATCGGCCCCGCCGGGCTCTTTCTCGACGCCGCCGAAGGGGCAGCGATGCGCGCCTTCCTCGAGTCGCGCATCCCGAGGGCAACGTGGGACAAGCTCGGCGCGGTCTCGGCGGATGACGCGGCCATCGACCGGCACATCGACCAGATCCTGGCGCTCCCGTTTCTGGACGTGCGCGGGATTCGCGCTCGCGGCTTCCACGTGGCGCTCGATGCCTGTCACGGCGCCGGCGTCACGATCTTCCCCAAGCTGTTGGAGCGCCTTGGTTGCCGGGTAAGCGCGATCAACCTGGAGCCGCACGGTCGCTTCCATCGCCCCCCTGAGCCGGTGGCCGAGAACCTCGGCGAACTGGAGGCGCTCGTGAAGTCGAGCGGCGCGGTGGTTGGCTTCGCGACCGACCCGGACGTGGACCGCCTGGCGCTCGTTTCCGACCAAGGGCGAGCGATCGGGGAGGACTACACGCTGGCGCTGGCGGCGCGGGTGATTCTGGCCAAGCGGCGCGGCCCAGTGGTCACCAATCTCTCGACGTCGCGGATCGTGGCCGACATCGCCAGGGAGGCGGGGTGCGAGCTGGTCCTTGCCCCGGTCGGGGAGGTGAACGTGGCGGTCAAGATGCGGGCGGTGGGGGCGGTCGTCGGGGGGGAGGGGAACGGCGGTGTCATCCTCCCCGAACTGCACCTGGGGCGCGACGCGCCGCTCGCCGCGGCGCTCATCCTCCAGCTACTGCACGAGTTCGACGGCACGCTGTCTGCAGTTGTCTCCCGCTATCCCCAGTACCGGATCGTGAAGGACAAGCTCGACCGGCCCAACGCGCCGCTCGACCAGGTCTACCGATCGTTGCGGGAGGCGTTCGCCGATGCGTCGGTGGACACACAGGATGGACTGCGGCTCACCTGGCCCGATCGATGGGTTCACGTGAGGCCGTCGGGAACCGAGCCGATCGTGCGGGTGATCGCCGAGGCACCGACGGAGGAGGAGGCGAGGGAATTGGTACGCCGTTGCCGCGCGCCGTTGGACGCGTTGGCGGCATAA
- the glmS gene encoding glutamine--fructose-6-phosphate transaminase (isomerizing): protein MCGIVGYVGPKVATPLLIEGLKRLEYRGYDSAGVAIMNGAGVKTVKEAGKIARLESLLSLAPVEGTTGIGHTRWATHGPPNQVNAHPHVSQDGTIAVVHNGIIENATVLKQMLEGRGYTFSSDTDTEVLAHLIEECFDGSLEDAVLEALWQVEGTYGIAVISSVDAHKIVAARKGSPLLLGLGDKENFIASDVSAILAHTRQVVYLEDGEMAVIDDEGYRVIDMNATEIPKKVAHIEWDLAQIERGGYAHFMLKEIFEQPQTIENTMRGRMLDDEGTSKLGGLNLTDEELLGFSNIVITACGTSWHSALIGEHMLEELARIPVEVEYASEFRYRNPIVDHKTLCIVISQSGETADTLAAMREAKRRGARTLGIVNVVGSTIAREADGGIYIHAGPEIGVASTKAFTSQVIALLLFTLKLARLRGALSQERGAEIIAGMRALPAQIRQVLDRAQEIEDIAEEYKRASNFLYLGRGYNFPVALEGALKLKEISYIHAEGYPAAEMKHGPIALIDEMMPVVFIAPHDSVFDKITSNVHEVKARKGRVIAVTSRDEDALEGKIDYEFRIPETIDLLMPILASVPLQLLAYYVAVKRGANVDQPRNLAKSVTVE, encoded by the coding sequence ATGTGCGGAATCGTCGGGTACGTCGGCCCCAAGGTCGCCACGCCCCTGCTGATCGAAGGGCTCAAGCGCCTCGAATACCGCGGGTATGACTCCGCGGGCGTCGCCATCATGAACGGCGCCGGCGTCAAGACCGTGAAGGAGGCGGGGAAGATCGCGCGGCTCGAGTCGCTCCTCTCGCTCGCCCCCGTGGAGGGGACGACGGGGATTGGCCACACGCGCTGGGCGACGCACGGCCCGCCCAACCAGGTCAACGCCCACCCGCACGTGAGCCAGGACGGCACCATCGCCGTCGTGCATAACGGGATCATCGAGAACGCCACGGTCCTCAAGCAGATGCTCGAGGGGCGCGGTTACACCTTCTCGTCCGACACCGACACCGAGGTCCTCGCGCACCTCATCGAGGAGTGCTTCGACGGGAGCCTCGAGGACGCGGTGCTGGAAGCGCTGTGGCAGGTCGAAGGGACGTACGGCATTGCCGTCATTTCCTCGGTCGACGCGCACAAGATCGTCGCCGCCCGCAAGGGGAGCCCGCTTCTCCTCGGTCTTGGCGACAAGGAGAACTTCATCGCCTCCGACGTCTCGGCCATCCTCGCGCACACGCGCCAGGTGGTCTATCTCGAGGACGGGGAGATGGCGGTGATCGACGACGAGGGGTACCGCGTCATCGACATGAACGCGACGGAGATCCCGAAGAAGGTCGCGCACATCGAGTGGGACCTCGCGCAGATCGAGCGTGGCGGCTATGCGCACTTCATGCTCAAGGAGATCTTCGAGCAGCCGCAGACGATCGAGAACACGATGCGCGGGCGCATGCTGGACGATGAAGGGACGTCGAAGCTGGGTGGCCTCAACCTCACGGACGAGGAGCTGCTGGGCTTCAGCAACATCGTCATCACCGCGTGCGGAACGTCGTGGCACTCGGCGCTCATCGGCGAGCACATGCTGGAGGAACTGGCCCGCATCCCGGTGGAGGTCGAGTACGCGTCGGAGTTCCGCTACCGCAACCCGATCGTCGACCACAAGACGCTCTGCATCGTCATCTCGCAGTCGGGCGAGACGGCCGACACGCTGGCCGCCATGCGCGAAGCCAAGCGCCGCGGCGCCCGTACGTTAGGCATCGTGAACGTCGTGGGGTCCACCATTGCCCGCGAGGCGGATGGCGGGATCTACATCCACGCCGGCCCCGAGATTGGTGTGGCATCGACCAAGGCGTTCACGTCGCAGGTCATCGCGCTCCTCCTGTTCACGCTCAAGCTGGCGCGGCTGCGCGGCGCGCTGTCGCAGGAGCGCGGGGCGGAGATCATTGCCGGGATGCGCGCGCTGCCGGCGCAGATCCGCCAGGTGCTCGACCGCGCGCAGGAAATCGAGGATATCGCCGAGGAGTACAAGCGCGCGAGCAACTTCCTGTACCTCGGGCGCGGCTACAACTTCCCGGTCGCCCTCGAGGGGGCGCTCAAGCTCAAGGAGATCTCGTACATCCACGCCGAGGGCTATCCCGCGGCCGAGATGAAGCACGGTCCCATCGCCCTCATCGACGAGATGATGCCGGTGGTCTTCATCGCCCCGCATGACTCGGTGTTCGACAAGATCACCTCGAACGTGCACGAGGTGAAGGCGCGCAAGGGGCGCGTGATCGCCGTGACGTCGCGCGACGAGGACGCGCTCGAAGGGAAGATCGACTACGAGTTCCGCATCCCCGAGACGATCGACCTCCTGATGCCGATCCTGGCGTCGGTCCCGTTGCAGCTGCTGGCGTACTATGTCGCCGTCAAGCGCGGCGCGAACGTCGACCAGCCGAGGAACCTGGCAAAGTCGGTGACCGTCGAATAG
- a CDS encoding response regulator, which produces MTQTPTAPAPALDTPEILRCLVVDDEPHLRRVLVRLMQSDGFSCEEASNGAEALISLERRPAHLILTDLHMPELDGMGLLRSVRSRYPDTAVMLITAVADVSTAVNCLAEGAMDYLTKPFHLEEVRARVRQALEKRRLILENRDYQELLEIKVSVQARRLEELFLASIQSLAEALEVKDPYTHGHSLRVSKYSTVIARTLGLDADIVRQIELGGKVHDIGKIGVRESVLNKAGPLTDDEYQHIMTHPVVGWRILGPLLGEMPLALNIVRSHHERFDGRGIPDGLAGLDIPLEARIAAVADTFDAMTSERPYRPGVPLQATIAELRRCSGAQFDPDVVDAFLHALHSGAIDKAAIVEGGPAQGLAPMGVR; this is translated from the coding sequence ATGACGCAGACCCCCACGGCGCCGGCGCCGGCGCTCGACACTCCCGAGATCCTCCGCTGCCTCGTCGTCGACGACGAGCCGCACCTTCGCCGCGTGCTCGTGCGCCTCATGCAGAGCGACGGCTTCAGCTGCGAGGAGGCGAGCAACGGTGCCGAGGCGCTCATCTCCCTCGAACGCCGCCCCGCACACCTCATCCTCACCGACCTCCACATGCCGGAACTCGATGGCATGGGGCTCCTGCGCTCGGTGCGCTCGCGCTACCCCGACACGGCGGTCATGCTCATCACCGCCGTGGCCGATGTCAGCACCGCGGTGAACTGCTTGGCCGAAGGGGCGATGGACTACCTCACCAAGCCATTTCACCTGGAGGAAGTGCGCGCACGCGTGCGGCAGGCGCTGGAAAAGCGCCGCCTCATCCTCGAGAACCGCGACTACCAGGAACTGCTCGAGATCAAGGTCTCGGTGCAGGCGCGGCGCCTCGAGGAACTCTTCCTCGCGTCGATCCAGTCGCTGGCGGAAGCGCTCGAAGTCAAGGACCCGTACACGCACGGACACTCGCTTCGCGTCTCGAAGTACTCGACCGTCATTGCGCGTACGCTGGGACTCGACGCCGACATCGTCCGGCAAATCGAACTTGGCGGCAAGGTGCACGACATCGGCAAGATCGGCGTGCGCGAGAGCGTCCTCAACAAGGCGGGACCGCTCACCGACGACGAGTACCAGCACATCATGACGCATCCGGTGGTGGGATGGCGCATCCTGGGGCCGCTCCTCGGGGAAATGCCGCTGGCGCTCAACATCGTGCGCTCGCACCACGAGCGCTTCGACGGACGCGGGATCCCCGATGGACTCGCCGGGCTCGACATCCCGCTCGAGGCGCGCATTGCCGCCGTGGCCGACACCTTCGACGCCATGACGAGCGAGCGCCCGTACCGCCCTGGCGTTCCACTGCAAGCCACCATCGCCGAGCTGCGCCGCTGCTCGGGGGCGCAGTTCGACCCCGATGTGGTCGATGCCTTCCTGCATGCGCTGCACTCCGGCGCCATCGACAAGGCGGCGATTGTCGAGGGGGGGCCCGCACAGGGGCTCGCCCCCATGGGCGTGCGTTAG